The proteins below come from a single Pleuronectes platessa chromosome 1, fPlePla1.1, whole genome shotgun sequence genomic window:
- the stmn4l gene encoding stathmin-like 4, like → MTLAAYRQKMRELPLVSLFCSCILPQPRDATVEKEAGVVDLNLCNIRHMEVIELSKRASGQAFEVILKPPTFDGGPELRATTPPRQKPSLEEIQKKLDAAQERRKCQEAELLKHLAERREHEREVAQKALTKERQEHRAEADKQQRQMHLSASQERLQEEDKHSVEVS, encoded by the exons ATGACTCTAGCAG CATACAGACAGAAGATGCGAGagctccccctggtgtctcTCTTCTGCTCCTGCATCCTTCCTCAGCCCAGAGACGCCACTGTTGAAAAGGAGG CGGGCGTGGTGGACTTGAACCTGTGCAACATCCGGCACATGGAGGTGATCGAGCTGAGCAAGCGGGCGAGCGGCCAGGCCTTCGAGGTCATCCTGAAGCCGCCCACCTTCGACGGTGGCCCCGAGCTCAGGGCGACCACGCCTCCTCGCCAGAAACCATCGCTGGAGGAGATTCAGAAGAAACTGGACGCCGCCCAGGAGAGAAGAAAG TGTCAGGAGGCGGAGCTGCTCAAACATCTGGCCGAGAGGAGGGAGCACGAGCGGGAAGTGGCTCAGAAAGCTCTAACCAAAGAGCGGCAGGAGCATCGGGCCGAGGCCGacaagcagcagcggcagatgcACCTGAGCGCCTCACAGgagcggctgcaggaggag